CTAATTGAATCGCCATCTTTTATTTTCACAAAAGAGGAGTGGAGGACAGCCTCACCCCTCTGAGCCATGTCCAAGGCTGTCTCCTTCCCAATGCCGGTGTTAGCTCCGGTAATCAGGACTGTTTTTCCTTCCAGCCTGGCCTTGCTCCGGCACGATGCCCCGGCCATCCATTGGCGCAAGCCTACCAAACCAAGCCCTGTAAAAACAAACCAACTTTAATGAGCTGTTTTCTTCCATTTACTTGATTTTAAACTATTTTCTGAGTCTGCTAACGCTGCATTAAAGGCTGCCCTGCAACACGTCTTTGTAGAAAAAGTACAATTAAATAAGATCAGAATGTCCACTCCAGACGTTTTAACTTGACTGTTAATAGTCACGATAATTATAGAATAACACTTTTCTGAATACACCACTCCTAGTGAGCGTACTGCTTCGTGGAAAAATGCTGCATTTAGATCATGCATAAATATCTGCAGCTATTTGCAGCAGCAATAATAACAGAGTCATGACTGAACACACAGACTAAttaccagactctggacctctctccccctgagcctgagatcagtggactcagtggtctcctttaaaaagcagctgaagactcacttgttcaaactggcttttgtatgaccttcttcaaccactctctctttattctgctctccccacctattccaccttcctcaggatccactgatttccctcttctattcactctctctctttcttgacattttttttatcacaattgcctatttttgctcattttgaatatatttttaaacgttttttaaatgctttttttatatttttacatgttttgcttttgtgaagcgcatcgtgatttttatcttgaggtgctatagaaattatactttcttcttcttctaccagtAACACAAGTTTCAACAGACCACTCTTGTTTAGAGTAAAGGTTAACATCTATTTTAGTGTTCATTTTCAGTAGCAGCCCCCTcaccattaaaatataaaagccTAAAAAACAAACCGATGTTTAAATGAGTTTACCTGTTACAAAGGCAGCTGTGAAGACAACTGAATGGGTCTTTACAAAGTCCTTCAAAGCCTCTGCGTAGTTTTGCATGTTTTATAGCTGCTAGCTAAACACCAACGAATTGATATTATAAACTTTACTTAAAAAATAACAGTTGAAGTTGccttagtttaaaaaaaaataatttatgtAAAAATCATGGAAACGGGCGTTTAATACGTTAGAACTTTTCTTCAACTTGTTTCGAAACGTTAACCCTTATCCGGAAGTGAAGGACCTGGTTTCCGGGTATTTCAAAATAATAATTTCCCCTTGGAGATTTTTGTTGCAAAAGAAACCTAAAATAGACTTCTGTACtttgttaaatattttatttgcttCTACATAAAATGCCGACATTCGAGTTATTAAATGGCGACATGAAATCTCCTTTTTATCTAATCATTGTTTAATTTAAATCAGTTTTAATAAAAAaacgttttattttttaaattttttatgctTTTAAATTTTACGCTTATTTAAAATGTGAATATAAACGCGCGTTTTCCGTATCTGAAGAGAGACTGGAACAGCAAACTTTCTACCACAGGccttattttgaaaattaaacaagaagTTCAAACTTTGTCGTCTCGTGGTTTTAATTAATATTATTTTAGATTATTTGCCAGTAAAATAGTTTTGTATTTTTGGGAAATATTTAACTAATTTTCATTTTCTATCTAAGCAGGAAAAAATAGAGTAAACAAACAAAGCCTCTCCCGGAAGTTCTTTTTGCTCGCGCCACGTCAGAGCTACATCTGTTATCCAGAAAGAAACAGAACGGAGTTTTTGAGTTTACCGGTTTAAAAGTACGTTCATCATGCTTTACCTGAGCTTAAGCTGCTTCCTGCTGAATGCATTAGTTGTTCTTGGAACTGAACTCACATTTGAGCTTGCTGACAAAGAAAAACAGTGTTTCTTCGAGGAGCTGGAGAAAAACGTGAAGTTTGACATAGACTTCCAGGTTTGTCCTCTTTCAGCTTCTTGTTTGTTCGTTTTTTTTAGTCTATTTGTGAGATGCCTCTAAAATATTTTGTAACTGTTTTGCAACGTTTATTCTTGGAAAGAAAAACTTAAAAGAAAATTGAAAAGCTCATAATTTTTAATTATCTAGATCCTGCAGGTAATTGTTTAAATAACTAACAACTGTAGTCAGATCAGTTGACTATTACTAGGTTCATAACATGTTAAGTGTATCAATAAGCCATTTTTTTTGTTTAAGCCATTGTTTTTATGCTTAGGTGATTGCAGGAGGTAACTATGATGTGGACTGCTTTGTCACTGATCCCCAAAACAACGTTCTGTATAATGAAAGGAAGAAGCAGTATGACAGCTTCTCTCACACCACAGTCATGAAAGGAGTCTACAAAGTCTGCTTCAGCAATGAATTTTCCACTTTCACTCATAAGACCGTTTACTTGGACTTCCGCCACGGAGAAGAGAAGCCTCTCCTGGAATCCATGGGTGCGAGCACCGCCCTAACTCAGGTAAGTCTGAGCTCACCTGCAGAAGAGACTCTAGTCTAAAACAGGCTTTGCagcaataataatcatcatcataataataagcAATAGGGTTCATTACAGGAGCAGCAACAACTTTACTTTTGTAGAACTACTTCAGGAATGAGACGGTTTAAATGAAATCCACTGGGTGGAGACAAAGTTGACGGTCTTATGGAGCaattattaaaaaatgtttgCTAATCTTTCAGAATCCCTTCACATACCCCCCAAAATGCAAGCAACATTCCCCAAACTCAGGTTTAGATTTGCATATTTTAAAAGTTGACAGTTTTCATAAAAACCAAATGTCAGAACACAGGATAAACCACAAAACTGGCTTTCAGGTGGAAattatttgtagttttttttcCTACCACTTCTTCCCTTTATTGTGTTCTGCTTTCAGCTGGAGTCATCCTGCGTTGCCATTCATGAAGTCCTGAAGGTGGTGGCCGAGTCGCAGACGTGGTACAGGCTGAGGGAAGCCCAGGATCGCACAAAAGCAGAGCACCTCCTTGAGCGTGTGACCCTCTGGTCCATGGGAGAGACCGCCTTATTATTTACAATTGGCATCGGTCAGGTGGTTCTGCTCAAGAGCTTCTTCAGTGACAAGAAAGGATCTGTGGTAGC
This genomic window from Nothobranchius furzeri strain GRZ-AD chromosome 9, NfurGRZ-RIMD1, whole genome shotgun sequence contains:
- the tmed3 gene encoding transmembrane emp24 domain-containing protein 3, with the translated sequence MLYLSLSCFLLNALVVLGTELTFELADKEKQCFFEELEKNVKFDIDFQVIAGGNYDVDCFVTDPQNNVLYNERKKQYDSFSHTTVMKGVYKVCFSNEFSTFTHKTVYLDFRHGEEKPLLESMGASTALTQLESSCVAIHEVLKVVAESQTWYRLREAQDRTKAEHLLERVTLWSMGETALLFTIGIGQVVLLKSFFSDKKGSVVATT